A genomic window from Promicromonospora sukumoe includes:
- a CDS encoding GAP family protein, with translation MDLISGELTGAALVGALAVLALIDSTSFGTLLIPVWLLMSPGRVRVARMVVYLGSIAGFYALVGLAILLGAGALSDTLSSLSSARPFLIAQLLVGIGLFAWSFKLEPSKERKAADAAAARAVANAAGAGGAVASGTATGTATGADSPAAEPMARPGRLSRWRERVLGSESGSRTALAGLAVGAGLVEVATMLPYLAALGLIGTQGPAWPTSGLWILGYCLVMIAPALVLTAARVFASRLVERPLGRLDGWLTRNAATTTSWVVGIVGFLVARDAVGRLWG, from the coding sequence ATGGACCTCATCTCCGGGGAGCTCACGGGTGCCGCGCTGGTCGGCGCGCTGGCCGTGCTCGCCCTCATCGACTCGACGAGCTTCGGCACCCTGCTCATCCCCGTGTGGCTGCTCATGTCGCCCGGACGAGTGCGCGTGGCCCGGATGGTCGTCTACCTCGGGTCGATCGCCGGCTTCTACGCCCTGGTCGGGCTGGCGATCCTCCTCGGGGCGGGAGCGCTGAGCGACACGCTCTCCTCCCTCTCCTCCGCACGCCCGTTCCTGATCGCGCAGCTCCTGGTGGGTATCGGGCTGTTCGCGTGGAGTTTCAAGCTGGAACCGTCCAAGGAACGCAAGGCGGCCGACGCGGCGGCGGCCCGGGCAGTAGCGAACGCGGCGGGAGCGGGCGGCGCGGTAGCGAGCGGAACGGCAACAGGTACAGCGACCGGCGCGGACAGCCCTGCGGCCGAGCCGATGGCGCGTCCGGGCAGGCTGAGCCGCTGGCGCGAGCGGGTGCTCGGGAGCGAGTCCGGGAGCCGGACGGCGCTCGCCGGGCTGGCGGTCGGGGCCGGGCTGGTCGAGGTCGCGACGATGCTGCCGTACCTCGCGGCGCTCGGCCTGATCGGGACGCAGGGTCCGGCGTGGCCGACGTCGGGGCTGTGGATCCTCGGGTACTGCCTGGTCATGATCGCGCCGGCCCTCGTGCTCACGGCCGCGCGCGTGTTCGCGTCGCGGCTCGTGGAGCGCCCCCTCGGCCGGCTGGACGGCTGGCTGACTCGCAACGCGGCGACCACCACGTCGTGGGTCGTCGGGATCGTGGGCTTCCTCGTGGCCCGCGACGCGGTCGGTCGCCTCTGGGGCTGA
- a CDS encoding branched-chain amino acid aminotransferase: MTTTTDPILPTRLEDLVALFDVRPTDAPTPDDERVEALRAPKFGTKFSDHMARISWTSADGWKDRRIEKYGPLLLDPATAVLHYAQEIFEGLKAYKHADGSVWTFRPDQNAARFARSAHRLALPALSVDDFIGSLAALVRTDIDWVPDGDDSSLYLRPFMYASEAFLGVRPSLEVEYLVIASPVGPYFAGGVRPVSIYVSQEYHRAGPPGGTGDAKFGGNYAASLLPQLEAQKEGFDQVCFLDAATNTYLEELGGMNVFLVMDDGTLHTPELGSILEGITRSSVLQLAADRGYDVVERRIPLAEVVAGLESGAVKEFFACGTAAVVTPVGRLAGSTFDHEVNGGEPGELTMAIRQELTDIQYGRAEDRHGWMRRLA; encoded by the coding sequence ATGACAACCACGACGGACCCCATCCTCCCGACCAGGCTCGAAGACCTGGTGGCCCTCTTCGACGTGCGGCCCACGGACGCGCCCACGCCGGACGACGAGCGCGTCGAGGCGCTCCGTGCCCCCAAGTTCGGGACCAAGTTCTCCGACCACATGGCGCGGATCTCCTGGACCAGCGCCGACGGGTGGAAGGACCGGCGGATCGAGAAGTACGGTCCGCTGCTGCTGGACCCGGCCACGGCCGTGCTGCACTACGCGCAGGAGATCTTCGAGGGGCTCAAGGCCTACAAGCACGCCGACGGCTCGGTCTGGACGTTCCGCCCCGACCAGAACGCCGCGCGCTTCGCCCGGTCCGCGCACCGCCTCGCCCTGCCCGCCCTGAGCGTCGACGACTTCATCGGGTCGCTCGCCGCCCTGGTCCGCACGGACATCGACTGGGTGCCCGACGGCGACGACTCGTCCCTCTACCTGCGGCCCTTCATGTACGCGTCCGAGGCGTTCCTCGGCGTGCGCCCGTCGCTCGAGGTCGAGTACCTGGTCATCGCCTCGCCGGTGGGCCCGTACTTCGCGGGCGGCGTGCGCCCCGTGTCGATCTACGTGTCGCAGGAGTACCACCGCGCCGGGCCGCCCGGAGGCACCGGCGACGCGAAGTTCGGCGGCAACTACGCCGCGAGCCTGCTGCCGCAGCTCGAGGCGCAGAAGGAGGGCTTCGACCAGGTCTGCTTCCTGGACGCCGCCACCAACACCTACCTCGAAGAGCTCGGCGGCATGAACGTCTTCCTCGTGATGGACGACGGCACGCTGCACACCCCCGAGCTCGGCTCCATCCTGGAGGGCATCACGCGCAGCTCGGTGCTCCAGCTCGCGGCCGACCGCGGGTACGACGTCGTGGAGCGGCGCATCCCGCTCGCCGAGGTCGTGGCCGGGCTCGAGTCGGGCGCCGTCAAGGAGTTCTTCGCCTGCGGCACCGCCGCCGTCGTGACCCCGGTGGGGCGCCTCGCGGGCTCGACGTTCGACCACGAGGTCAACGGCGGCGAGCCGGGCGAGCTGACCATGGCGATCCGCCAGGAGCTCACCGACATCCAGTACGGCCGCGCCGAGGACCGGCACGGCTGGATGCGCCGTCTGGCCTGA
- a CDS encoding 3-isopropylmalate dehydrogenase yields the protein MAQVGTTDGINLAVVAGDGIGTEVVEQGLSVLEAALAPSGTKLSTTEFDLGARRWHATGETLTDEDLGRIKSQDAILLGAIGDPSVPSGVLERGLLLKLRFALDHYVNLRPTKLYEGVSSPLANPGEIDFVVVREGTEGPYVGNGGALRVGTPAEIATEVSVNTAFGVERVVRDAFARAAARPRKHLTLVHKHNVLVHAGHLWRRTVEAVNAEFPDVTTDYAHVDAATIYLTTNPSRFDVIVTDNLFGDILTDQAAAISGGIGLAASANINPDRTAPSMFEPVHGSAPDIAGQGKADPTATILSVALLLDHLGFTAESARVQDAVAADLASRGDVVRTTDQVGRETDQVGRDIAARVTG from the coding sequence ATGGCACAGGTGGGTACGACAGACGGCATCAACCTCGCGGTGGTCGCAGGTGACGGCATCGGTACCGAGGTCGTGGAGCAGGGTCTCTCCGTCCTCGAGGCGGCACTGGCGCCGTCGGGTACCAAGCTCTCCACCACCGAGTTCGACCTCGGTGCGCGGCGCTGGCACGCGACGGGCGAGACCCTCACCGACGAGGACCTCGGACGGATCAAGAGCCAGGACGCGATCCTGCTCGGCGCGATCGGCGACCCCTCGGTCCCGAGCGGCGTCCTGGAGCGCGGGTTGCTGCTCAAGCTCCGCTTCGCGCTGGACCACTACGTGAACCTGCGCCCGACCAAGCTCTACGAGGGCGTCTCCAGCCCGCTCGCGAACCCGGGCGAGATCGACTTCGTCGTGGTCCGCGAGGGCACCGAGGGCCCGTACGTCGGCAACGGCGGCGCGCTGCGCGTCGGCACGCCCGCCGAGATCGCCACCGAGGTCAGCGTGAACACCGCGTTCGGCGTCGAGCGCGTGGTCCGGGACGCGTTCGCGCGTGCCGCGGCCCGCCCGCGCAAGCACCTCACGCTCGTGCACAAGCACAACGTGCTGGTGCACGCCGGCCACCTGTGGCGCCGCACGGTCGAGGCGGTGAACGCCGAGTTCCCCGACGTCACGACCGACTACGCGCACGTCGACGCCGCGACCATCTACCTGACGACCAACCCGAGCCGGTTCGACGTGATCGTCACCGACAACCTCTTCGGCGACATCCTCACCGACCAGGCCGCCGCGATCTCGGGCGGCATCGGGCTGGCGGCGTCGGCCAACATCAACCCGGACCGCACCGCGCCGTCGATGTTCGAGCCGGTGCACGGCTCGGCCCCCGACATCGCGGGCCAGGGCAAGGCCGACCCCACCGCGACGATCCTCTCCGTCGCGCTGCTGCTGGACCACCTGGGCTTCACGGCCGAGTCCGCGCGCGTCCAGGACGCCGTAGCCGCCGACCTCGCGTCGCGCGGTGACGTCGTACGTACGACCGACCAGGTAGGCCGCGAGACCGACCAGGTAGGCCGCGACATCGCGGCCCGCGTGACCGGGTAG
- a CDS encoding pyridoxamine 5'-phosphate oxidase family protein — MKAKNLAGLYDLPTLDWAPVAADLVGLTQAPGTGGPDRHSHWLTTVNADGSPHVTGIGAIWFDDAFWVVSGRSALKARNLEREPRCTIAVATSNYDTVVDGTAELVTDPEAVATVSRRLNEGGWPCAPDESGTALTAPYSAPSAGPAPWHVYRMTPTRATALYVREEGGATSWTFD, encoded by the coding sequence GTGAAGGCCAAGAATCTCGCGGGTCTGTACGACCTCCCGACGCTGGACTGGGCGCCGGTCGCCGCCGACCTGGTCGGGCTCACCCAGGCGCCGGGCACCGGCGGGCCGGACCGGCACTCGCACTGGCTCACCACGGTCAACGCGGACGGCAGCCCCCACGTCACCGGCATCGGCGCCATCTGGTTCGACGACGCGTTCTGGGTGGTGTCCGGCCGCTCCGCGCTCAAGGCCCGCAACCTCGAGCGCGAGCCGCGGTGCACCATCGCGGTCGCGACCAGCAACTACGACACCGTGGTGGACGGCACGGCGGAGCTGGTCACCGACCCCGAGGCCGTCGCGACGGTCTCGCGGCGGCTCAACGAGGGCGGCTGGCCGTGCGCGCCGGACGAGTCCGGCACGGCGCTGACCGCTCCCTACAGCGCGCCGTCGGCGGGACCCGCACCCTGGCACGTCTACCGGATGACGCCCACCCGGGCGACCGCCCTGTACGTGCGGGAGGAGGGCGGGGCGACGTCCTGGACGTTCGACTGA
- a CDS encoding VOC family protein: MALRWYSTVVESTDHKTLARWWAEALGWAVIFELDSESVVVPPWALELSDKLDFHQVPPGMVFVPVEHPKTGKNRLHWDFAPHTSDDRDAEIARLVELGATVIDVGQPADATWTVLADPDGNEFCVLSARDQ; the protein is encoded by the coding sequence ATGGCGCTGCGCTGGTACTCGACCGTGGTGGAGTCCACGGACCACAAGACGCTGGCCCGCTGGTGGGCGGAGGCCCTGGGCTGGGCGGTCATCTTCGAGCTCGACTCGGAGTCGGTCGTGGTGCCGCCATGGGCGCTGGAGCTCTCGGACAAGCTCGACTTCCACCAGGTCCCGCCGGGCATGGTGTTCGTCCCGGTCGAGCACCCCAAGACGGGCAAGAACCGCCTGCACTGGGACTTCGCCCCGCACACGAGCGACGACCGGGACGCCGAGATCGCGCGGCTGGTCGAGCTCGGGGCGACGGTGATCGACGTCGGGCAGCCCGCCGACGCGACCTGGACCGTGCTGGCCGACCCGGACGGCAACGAGTTCTGCGTGCTGTCGGCCCGGGACCAGTAG